From Abyssibacter profundi, one genomic window encodes:
- a CDS encoding Rieske (2Fe-2S) protein: protein MRRLCRLAELPDPGSARFELPDHPYGYSLCLVRRDGQVYGYLNSCPHTDSPMDWSPGQFLAGDGRHIQCALHGALFEIESGRCVAGPCRGDRLTSVTVYVDGGVVYLGEDFE, encoded by the coding sequence ATGAGACGTTTGTGCCGACTGGCAGAACTGCCGGATCCGGGTAGTGCCCGGTTCGAGCTGCCCGACCATCCCTACGGCTACTCGCTGTGCCTGGTGCGGCGTGATGGGCAGGTCTACGGGTATCTTAATAGCTGCCCGCATACCGATTCGCCGATGGACTGGTCGCCGGGGCAGTTCCTGGCGGGCGACGGCCGGCATATCCAGTGCGCCCTGCATGGCGCGCTGTTCGAGATCGAAAGCGGCCGCTGTGTGGCCGGGCCTTGCCGGGGCGACCGGCTCACATCCGTGACCGTTTATGTCGACGGTGGCGTGGTCTACCTGGGCGAAGACTTCGAATAA
- a CDS encoding AmpG family muropeptide MFS transporter → MNDNTDTRRGWLAALTVYRHPRVIGMAFLGFSAGLPFLLVFSTLSAWLRDEGVSRTAIGFFSWVGITYSIKVFWAPIVDRLPLPLLTRRLGQRRGWMLLAQLGIATGLVGMSLIDPQTSLVAVAWLALLVAFSSATQDISIDAYRIEAVQQTLQAAMAATYIFGYRVALLVAGAGAFYVADFGSWTLAYQVMAACVGIGMVTTLCIAEPIRRVDRVTEILEDRMAGAMLGDRAPSRLRHATAWFAGAVVGPFVDFFRRNGWVALTILLLVAIYRVSDITMGVMANPFYLDLGFSKSEIASVTKVFGFFMTIAGSFIGGVLVARYGLGGPLVAGAALVAATNLLFALLAGIGPDLQWLTLVISADNLAGGLSNVVFIAWLSSLTSQAYTATQYALFSSLMTLPGKVVGGFSGIVVDASGYAPFFLYAAAIGLPAILLSIYMWWRSRRLPPSEPVTS, encoded by the coding sequence GGCCTTTCTGGGGTTTTCCGCGGGCCTGCCATTTTTATTGGTGTTCTCGACCCTCTCGGCTTGGTTGCGCGACGAGGGCGTGAGCCGGACGGCCATCGGTTTTTTCTCCTGGGTCGGCATCACCTATTCCATCAAGGTGTTCTGGGCGCCGATTGTTGATCGTCTGCCATTGCCGCTGTTGACCCGCCGCCTGGGGCAGCGCCGCGGCTGGATGCTGTTGGCGCAGCTCGGAATTGCCACGGGCCTGGTAGGCATGTCGCTGATCGACCCGCAAACCTCGCTGGTCGCCGTGGCCTGGCTGGCCTTGCTGGTGGCATTCTCTTCGGCAACCCAGGACATCTCCATCGATGCCTACCGGATCGAGGCCGTCCAGCAAACGCTGCAGGCCGCGATGGCAGCGACCTACATCTTCGGTTACCGCGTGGCCTTGTTGGTGGCCGGCGCGGGCGCTTTCTACGTCGCCGATTTCGGCTCCTGGACGCTGGCCTACCAGGTCATGGCGGCCTGCGTGGGCATAGGCATGGTCACCACGCTTTGCATTGCAGAGCCCATTCGCCGGGTGGACCGGGTGACGGAGATTCTCGAAGACCGCATGGCCGGCGCGATGTTGGGCGACCGCGCACCGTCGCGGCTACGCCATGCCACGGCCTGGTTCGCCGGCGCCGTGGTCGGGCCGTTCGTGGACTTTTTCCGACGCAACGGCTGGGTGGCGCTGACCATTTTGCTGCTGGTTGCGATCTACCGTGTCTCCGACATCACCATGGGTGTGATGGCCAATCCGTTTTACCTGGACCTGGGCTTTAGCAAGTCAGAAATCGCCAGCGTGACCAAGGTGTTCGGCTTTTTCATGACCATTGCCGGCTCCTTTATCGGAGGTGTGTTGGTGGCGCGCTACGGCCTCGGTGGGCCGCTGGTGGCCGGCGCCGCCCTGGTGGCAGCGACGAATCTGCTGTTTGCGCTGCTGGCCGGCATCGGGCCAGACCTGCAGTGGCTGACGCTGGTGATCTCGGCGGACAATCTGGCGGGTGGGCTGTCGAATGTGGTCTTCATCGCCTGGTTATCCAGCCTGACCAGTCAGGCCTATACCGCCACGCAGTACGCGCTGTTTTCGTCGCTGATGACGCTGCCGGGCAAGGTGGTCGGTGGCTTTTCGGGCATTGTCGTGGATGCCTCGGGCTATGCCCCGTTCTTCCTGTATGCGGCGGCCATCGGGCTGCCGGCCATTCTGCTGTCCATTTACATGTGGTGGCGCAGCCGCCGGCTGCCGCCTAGCGAGCCGGTCACATCATGA